In Acidobacteriota bacterium, the sequence CGTACAGAAAATGAGCTATCAGGATATCAGCGAAGTGGTCGGCCGGTCGCTTGCCTCGGTCAAATCCGACATTCATCGGGCTCGAGTGCAAGTCCGCGACAGGATCAAGGAGTATCTTGGTGAAAACTACGGAATGTCACAGTCTTTCTGAGTCGCTTACCGCCTACCTTGACGGCGAGTTGAGCGATGCCGAGCGCGCTGAGTTCGAGGCGGCCTTGAAAGGGAACGCGTCCCTGAGCGAAGACCTGAGATCGCACCAGAGGGCGCGCCAGATCATCGATGAGGCTCTGCAGCCCCTGCCCCTTAGCACGGACCTTTGGAACGGCATCCGGCGGGAGATCTCCAGCGGCTTCGAGAAACGGCCTCAGGGCGCCGGGCGAGCTTCGTCTTCGGGCAGTTGGTTGTGGCGCTGGGCGCCGCTGACCGCGGCGGCCGTGATCGTGCTGGTGGTGGCCCTGTCCTTTCCCCTGATGGAGACCGCTCCCTTAGAAAGCAGCGTCGACCCCCAAGTAGAGCGGCAGTATCTCGACTTCGTAAGGAGCCGGCAGCAACAGGAACAACAGTTGCGCGGCCAGCCGCGTTGGACCGACGTCGAGGACAACCCCTTCCGCCGCACCTCCTTTAACGACCTCAACCGCAATCCGTTCGCTGGAGAGTGAGTCCTATGAGTCACGCCCTTTGCAGGAGCCTGCTTGTCGTCTTGATGACCTGCCTGACCCTCGTCTCTCCTCTCATCGCCCAGAACTGGGACGAAGACCGCAGCCAGGCCGAGGCCCAGTACGAGTACATCAAATTGCTCATCAAGAACGGTGACTTCGGCAAGGTGGCCCAAGCCACGGGGGAGTTCTTTTCGATTCGATTTCCCGAGAGCGAAGAACACCACTTCGTCGACACCGCCGAGCGCATATCGACGGCGCTGA encodes:
- a CDS encoding zf-HC2 domain-containing protein, which produces MKTTECHSLSESLTAYLDGELSDAERAEFEAALKGNASLSEDLRSHQRARQIIDEALQPLPLSTDLWNGIRREISSGFEKRPQGAGRASSSGSWLWRWAPLTAAAVIVLVVALSFPLMETAPLESSVDPQVERQYLDFVRSRQQQEQQLRGQPRWTDVEDNPFRRTSFNDLNRNPFAGE